The genomic stretch TCAACTGACATGCCCAAAGTTCAGATAAACTCTCTCTTCAGCCCGACCGTCCTGTTGGCGATTGCGTTGATGACCATCATCATCATGATGATCCTGCCAGTGCCTGCCTGGGTTCTGGATGTTGGTCTTGCCGCTTCCTTTGGCCTGGCAATCCTGATCTTCACGATCACGCTTTTCATCGAACGCCCGCTGGATTTCTCGGCCTTTCCGACAATCCTGTTGGCGTCTCTGATGCTGCGATTGTCGCTGAATATCTCATCCACGAAACTCATCATCGGTCAGGGGCATACCGGTCCCAATGCAGCTGGTGACGTGATCGAAGGGTTTGCCCAGTTCATCATGGGTGGCAGCGTGTTCCTGGGTCTTGTGGTGTTCGGTGTTCTGCTGATCGTGAACTTCATGGTGATCACCAAGGGCGCTGCCCGCATGGCCGAAGTTGGCGCGCGCTTTGCCCTGGACGGGATGCCTGGCAAACAGCTGGCCATCGACAGCGACATGTCCGCGGGTGCCATTGACCATGCCCAGGCCAAGGAACGGCGGGAGCGGGAGCAACAAGAGACCACCTTTTTCGGCTCGCTCGATGGTGCGTCGAAATTTGTCAAAGGCGATGCGATTGCCGGTCTTCTGATAACGCTGTTGAACCTTGTCATGGGGCTTGTGATGGGTGTGGTGGTCCATCAGATGCCCATCTCCTCCGCCTTTGAAACATACGCCATTCTGACCGTCGGGGACGGGCTGGTCTCGCAAATCCCGGCCGTCATTATCTCGATCGCCTCGGCCCTGTTGCTGGCGCGCGGCGGAATGCAGGGCGCAACAGATCTGGCACTGCTGGATCAATTGGGGAAACACCCTGCTGCCCTGGCCACCGTGGCGGTTCTAATGGGCGTGTTTGCGCTTGTGCCTGGCCTGCCATTTCTGCCGTTCATTCTGGGCAGCGGCGCGTTGGGCGCAGCAGCATACTGGATGGTACAGCAGCAGCGGAAACAGGCGGAAGAAACGGAAGCCAGCAAGGCATTGCCAGACGAGCCCACGCAGAACCGCGGCCTGGGCGACATTCTGGATCTGGACGATGTTCATCTGGAATTTGCCCCTGATCTGGTTGGTATGGTTTTGGACCCCGGTACCGGATTGGACGCGCGCATCGCCAACATGCGCACCCATGTCGCGTCCGAGTTCGGGTTGATCCTGCCGGACATCCGCCTGACCGATCAGGCCGAATTGACTCCAGGCACCTACATCATTCGGGTCCAGGGTGTCGAACAGGTGCGCGGCGTGTTGCATCCCGATCTGGTGTTGGCGCTGGTGCCAGACAGCTTTGCCGCCCTGCCTGACGGCAAGGACGTGACCGAACCCGTCTATGGCGCCCCGGCGCGTTGGATCTCGCCAAAGGATCAGGATGGCGCCGCCATTTCCGGGGCCACCATCGTTTCACCGCCCGAGATTCTGGCCACCCATCTGCTCGAAGTGATCAAACAGAACTTTGCCCGTCTGCTGACCCTGAAATCCCTGCGCCGCCTACTGGATGAAATGAAGCGGCTCAGCGACCCGGCCCGGGCCGAAGCGAACCGCAAATTGCTGGACGAGCTGATCCCAGACAAGGTGCCGATGGACACGCTGCACAGTGTTCTACGTCTGTTGCTGGATGAGCGGGTATCGATCCGAAACATGCCCCTTATCCTGGAAACCATCGCCGAGGCCCGCCTGCTCACCACCCAGCCCGAAGCCATCTGCGAACATGTGCGGCACCGTTTGGGGTTCCAACTGGTGGCCGAAATGAAACGCCCAGACGGGTCTATCCCATTGGTGCAATTGGCCCCAGAATGGGAAGACGCATTTGTCACCTATCAAGTTGACGGCGGGGTCAGTGGCCTGGACATCGCGCTGCCACCCGATCTGTTCAATCGCCTGGCAGACGGCGTCTCGGAACAGGTTGGAC from Falsiruegeria litorea R37 encodes the following:
- the flhA gene encoding flagellar biosynthesis protein FlhA, which translates into the protein MPKVQINSLFSPTVLLAIALMTIIIMMILPVPAWVLDVGLAASFGLAILIFTITLFIERPLDFSAFPTILLASLMLRLSLNISSTKLIIGQGHTGPNAAGDVIEGFAQFIMGGSVFLGLVVFGVLLIVNFMVITKGAARMAEVGARFALDGMPGKQLAIDSDMSAGAIDHAQAKERREREQQETTFFGSLDGASKFVKGDAIAGLLITLLNLVMGLVMGVVVHQMPISSAFETYAILTVGDGLVSQIPAVIISIASALLLARGGMQGATDLALLDQLGKHPAALATVAVLMGVFALVPGLPFLPFILGSGALGAAAYWMVQQQRKQAEETEASKALPDEPTQNRGLGDILDLDDVHLEFAPDLVGMVLDPGTGLDARIANMRTHVASEFGLILPDIRLTDQAELTPGTYIIRVQGVEQVRGVLHPDLVLALVPDSFAALPDGKDVTEPVYGAPARWISPKDQDGAAISGATIVSPPEILATHLLEVIKQNFARLLTLKSLRRLLDEMKRLSDPARAEANRKLLDELIPDKVPMDTLHSVLRLLLDERVSIRNMPLILETIAEARLLTTQPEAICEHVRHRLGFQLVAEMKRPDGSIPLVQLAPEWEDAFVTYQVDGGVSGLDIALPPDLFNRLADGVSEQVGQTAENGIYPAVVTSTRRRRFLRTVMRARGISNPVLSFEEIGLEARPALVGLVAA